The following nucleotide sequence is from Streptomyces leeuwenhoekii.
AGCGGAGCGTGTTGTTGAGGCGCCGGCGTGGTTCGTCCGCCGGCTCGATGTGGTCGACGCGGCGTGCGAGAGCGGTCAGCAGCGCTTCCGCCTCCAGGCGGGCGACGTGCTGGCCGACGCACTGGTGGATGCCCATGCCGAAGCCGACGTGGCCCGAGGGATCGCGGCCGAGGTCGAAGCGGTCCGGGTCCGGCCAGCGGGCCGGGTCGCGGTTGGCGGCACCGAGGAACATCAAGATCTTGGATCCCTCCGGGACGACGGTGCCGGCGATGGTGACATCGGTGGTGGCGGTACGGAAGAAGGTCTGTACCGGCGACTGCCAGCGCACCGCCTCGTCGAATGCCACGCGAGCCAGCTCGGGGCGCTCGCGCAGCCGCCGCCACTGGCCGGGATGAGCGGCGAAGGCGTACAAGGTGGCGGCAAGGCCGTGGACCGTGGTGTCGACACCGGCGGTGAGCAGGGAGCGAACCACCAGCGGCGCCTGCTCGTGGGTGATCTCGCCGCGGTCGGCGGCGGCCCAGATACGGGCACCGAAGCCGTCCTCGTCCAGCGCCTCCCGCACGCACTGGGCGTTCACCCATGCCGACAGCTCCGCTGCCCGGTGGGCGTCGGCCGCGACGAGGCCGTTGCGCGGTCCGAAGGCGTTGAAGGCCATGGTGCCGTAGGGCAGCAGGTTCTCCCGGCCGTCGGGACCCAGACCGACCGCGTCGGGAAACACCCGCAGCGGGAACGCC
It contains:
- a CDS encoding cytochrome P450 translates to MPGAPAAVTPPTCDADPFAAEHLEHPEPLHRSLREAGPVVHLSRYDVHALARHREVHAALVDWQTFRSGAGVGLADFRREKPWRPPSLLLEADPPHHDAPRRVLREILSPPALRRLRAVWQRAAEDLVDTLLATHGTEFDAVGALAEAFPLRVFPDAVGLGPDGRENLLPYGTMAFNAFGPRNGLVAADAHRAAELSAWVNAQCVREALDEDGFGARIWAAADRGEITHEQAPLVVRSLLTAGVDTTVHGLAATLYAFAAHPGQWRRLRERPELARVAFDEAVRWQSPVQTFFRTATTDVTIAGTVVPEGSKILMFLGAANRDPARWPDPDRFDLGRDPSGHVGFGMGIHQCVGQHVARLEAEALLTALARRVDHIEPADEPRRRLNNTLRSWASLPVRVRPAA